The proteins below come from a single Oncorhynchus keta strain PuntledgeMale-10-30-2019 chromosome 1, Oket_V2, whole genome shotgun sequence genomic window:
- the LOC118388621 gene encoding cystathionine gamma-lyase-like isoform X1, translated as MASSHHQNDLSTGFHPQFKSFATEAIHVGQEPEQWKSMAVVPPISLSTTFKQYRPGDHAGFEYSRSGNPTRNCLEKAVAALDGAKHCLALASGLAATMTISHMLKAGDGIVCMNDVYGGTNRYFRKIASEVGLVVSFADCTKIDLLQAALKPNTKLVWIETPTNPTMKVVDIQACADVVHQHNPNTVVVVDNTFMSAYFQRPLALGADICMYSATKYMNGHSDVVMGLVSVNREDLYDRLRFLQNALGAVPSPFDCYLCNRGLKTLHLRMRQHFKNALAAAKFLEADPRVDQVIFPGLPSHPQHELMKKQCTGCPGMITFYIKGKLENATMFLSNLKLFALAESLGGYESLAEHPAIMTHASVPESDRAALGISDTMVRLSVGLEDEQDIIEDLEQALNAAHPKK; from the exons ATGGCTTCTTCACACCACCAAAACGACTTGTCCACCGGTTTCCACCCGCAGTTCAAATCTTTCGCAACAGAGGCGATCCACGTTGGGCAAGAACCGGAGCAATGGAAATCTATGGCCGTAGTACCACCTATTTCTCTGTCCACCACGTTCAAGCAGTATAGACCTGGAGATCATGCT GGTTTTGAGTACAGTCGGAGTGGAAACCCGACCAGAAACTGCCTGGAGAAAGCTGTTGCTGCTCTGGATGGAGCAAAACACT GTCTTGCTCTCGCCTCTGGGCTGGCTGCGACTATGACCATCTCTCACATGCTGAAAGCTGGAGATGGCATTGTCTGCATGAACGATGTGTATGGAG GTACCAATCGTTATTTCCGAAAGATTGCTTCAGAAGTTGGCTTGGTTGTGTCCTTTGCTGATTGCACCAAAATCGATTTGCTCCAGGCTGCTCTTAAGCCAAACACAAAA TTGGTATGGATCGAGACCCCCACCAACCCCACCATGAAAGTGGTGGATATCCAGGCCTGTGCAGATGTGGTCCACCAACACAACCCTAATACCGTGGTGGTTGTGGACAACACTTTCATGTCGGCCTACTTCCAG CGCCCCCTGGCCCTCGGCGCGGACATATGCATGTATTCCGCTACTAAGTACATGAATG GTCACAGTGACGTTGTAATGGGCCTGGTGTCTGTGAACCGGGAGGACCTGTATGACCGACTGAGGTTTCTACAGAACG CCCTCGGAGCGGTGCCGTCCCCCTTTGACTGCTACCTGTGTAACCGCGGCCTGAAAACCCTGCACCTGCGCATGAGGCAGCACTTCAAGAACGCCCTGGCAGCGGCCAAGTTCCTGGAGGCCGACCCCAGGGTGGACCAAGTCATCTTCCCAG GCTTGCCCTCCCACCCCCAGCACGAGCTGATGAAGAAACAGTGCACAGGCTGCCCAGGGATGATCACCTTCTACATAAAGGGAAAACTGGAGAACGCCACCATGTTCCTCAGCAACTTAAAG ttaTTTGCACTTGCCGAGAGCCTCGGCGGTTATGAAAGCTTGGCAGAGCATCC GGCGATAATGACCCATGCGTCTGTTCCTGAGAGTGATAGGGCGGCCCTTGGGATCAGTGACACAATGGTCCGTCTGTCCGTGGGGCTGGAGGACGAGCAGGACATCATCGAGGACCTGGAACAAGCCCTGAACGCCGCT CATCCAAAGAAGTAA
- the LOC118388621 gene encoding cystathionine gamma-lyase-like isoform X2 has product MASSHHQNDLSTGFHPQFKSFATEAIHVGQEPEQWKSMAVVPPISLSTTFKQYRPGDHAGFEYSRSGNPTRNCLEKAVAALDGAKHCLALASGLAATMTISHMLKAGDGIVCMNDVYGGTNRYFRKIASEVGLVVSFADCTKIDLLQAALKPNTKLVWIETPTNPTMKVVDIQACADVVHQHNPNTVVVVDNTFMSAYFQRPLALGADICMYSATKYMNGHSDVVMGLVSVNREDLYDRLRFLQNALGAVPSPFDCYLCNRGLKTLHLRMRQHFKNALAAAKFLEADPRVDQVIFPGLPSHPQHELMKKQCTGCPGMITFYIKGKLENATMFLSNLKLFALAESLGGYESLAEHPGRNGDLHTVKNKWIQN; this is encoded by the exons ATGGCTTCTTCACACCACCAAAACGACTTGTCCACCGGTTTCCACCCGCAGTTCAAATCTTTCGCAACAGAGGCGATCCACGTTGGGCAAGAACCGGAGCAATGGAAATCTATGGCCGTAGTACCACCTATTTCTCTGTCCACCACGTTCAAGCAGTATAGACCTGGAGATCATGCT GGTTTTGAGTACAGTCGGAGTGGAAACCCGACCAGAAACTGCCTGGAGAAAGCTGTTGCTGCTCTGGATGGAGCAAAACACT GTCTTGCTCTCGCCTCTGGGCTGGCTGCGACTATGACCATCTCTCACATGCTGAAAGCTGGAGATGGCATTGTCTGCATGAACGATGTGTATGGAG GTACCAATCGTTATTTCCGAAAGATTGCTTCAGAAGTTGGCTTGGTTGTGTCCTTTGCTGATTGCACCAAAATCGATTTGCTCCAGGCTGCTCTTAAGCCAAACACAAAA TTGGTATGGATCGAGACCCCCACCAACCCCACCATGAAAGTGGTGGATATCCAGGCCTGTGCAGATGTGGTCCACCAACACAACCCTAATACCGTGGTGGTTGTGGACAACACTTTCATGTCGGCCTACTTCCAG CGCCCCCTGGCCCTCGGCGCGGACATATGCATGTATTCCGCTACTAAGTACATGAATG GTCACAGTGACGTTGTAATGGGCCTGGTGTCTGTGAACCGGGAGGACCTGTATGACCGACTGAGGTTTCTACAGAACG CCCTCGGAGCGGTGCCGTCCCCCTTTGACTGCTACCTGTGTAACCGCGGCCTGAAAACCCTGCACCTGCGCATGAGGCAGCACTTCAAGAACGCCCTGGCAGCGGCCAAGTTCCTGGAGGCCGACCCCAGGGTGGACCAAGTCATCTTCCCAG GCTTGCCCTCCCACCCCCAGCACGAGCTGATGAAGAAACAGTGCACAGGCTGCCCAGGGATGATCACCTTCTACATAAAGGGAAAACTGGAGAACGCCACCATGTTCCTCAGCAACTTAAAG ttaTTTGCACTTGCCGAGAGCCTCGGCGGTTATGAAAGCTTGGCAGAGCATCC TGGAAGAAATGGAGACCTGCACACTGTCAAAAATAAATGGATCCAAAACTGA